One genomic region from bacterium encodes:
- a CDS encoding tetratricopeptide repeat protein, protein MKKHILYGIIWIMLGALLLTGCGREPVSSAITAIEQGHFQNAEKLLAQALQEDPDNINALMNLYIVQLKLGQQDNALAGFMQVAEMASNDPSPLEYAASIQMDNNRWPEATVLLTEALKRSPRSPSVQTALAVVDLNTTGAIVARDRLLKIISDTPAYAPALFNLGVINRDWLKNQSEGKKYFQRYLALEKNDSHTVIARMAMTEKIRKPATLPPPARTSQKENSDARDNRSRVKYF, encoded by the coding sequence ATGAAAAAGCACATTTTATACGGAATTATTTGGATCATGCTTGGAGCATTGCTTTTGACCGGATGCGGGCGCGAGCCTGTATCTTCTGCCATTACGGCCATTGAGCAAGGTCATTTTCAAAACGCCGAGAAACTGCTCGCGCAGGCGTTGCAGGAAGATCCTGACAACATCAATGCGCTTATGAATCTATACATTGTTCAGCTTAAACTGGGGCAACAGGACAATGCTTTGGCCGGCTTCATGCAGGTGGCAGAAATGGCCTCCAATGATCCCAGTCCATTGGAATATGCTGCCAGTATTCAGATGGATAATAACCGCTGGCCTGAAGCGACAGTGCTTCTTACAGAGGCACTTAAGCGTTCCCCACGCTCTCCGAGTGTCCAAACCGCACTGGCCGTTGTCGATTTGAATACCACGGGGGCCATTGTTGCCCGTGACCGTCTGCTCAAAATCATCTCTGACACCCCTGCTTACGCGCCCGCCTTATTTAATCTGGGCGTTATCAACCGTGACTGGCTGAAAAATCAGAGCGAGGGTAAAAAGTATTTCCAGCGTTATCTTGCGCTCGAAAAAAATGATTCTCATACCGTTATTGCCCGGATGGCAATGACTGAAAAAATACGCAAGCCTGCCACGCTTCCCCCACCAGCAAGGACTTCTCAAAAGGAGAACTCCGACGCCCGGGATAATCGTAGCCGAGTCAAATACTTTTAA
- a CDS encoding D-alanine--D-alanine ligase — MKANPRKFKKVAVLKGGPSSERSISLKSGAAVAIGLRAAGYEVIEVDITERSLTLPEPVDAVFIALHGEFGEDGQIQALLEAQKIPYTGSGPRASRMAFDKRLSKEVFVQAGIPTAPYETLGAGGYFTLPLPVVVKPPCQGSTIGIFKVSRPEEWKKAFRESLRYDGEIIVEAFIPGRELTVGVVGETALPAVEILAPDGWYDFDAKYSKGQSRHLCPAPLDKDLANRVRDIALQTFKALGCRGLGRVDFRLTESGELFVLELNNIPGFTETSLLPEAAQAAGIEFHELCWQIMEMATLETAVLPPAGG; from the coding sequence GTGAAAGCAAATCCCCGAAAATTCAAAAAGGTAGCCGTACTCAAAGGCGGTCCATCATCTGAGCGTAGTATTTCACTGAAGTCAGGCGCCGCGGTAGCCATAGGCTTGCGGGCGGCGGGATACGAGGTGATTGAGGTGGATATTACAGAACGTTCTCTCACTCTGCCGGAACCTGTCGATGCTGTTTTTATTGCCCTTCATGGCGAGTTTGGTGAGGATGGCCAGATTCAAGCGCTGCTGGAGGCTCAAAAAATTCCTTACACCGGCTCCGGCCCAAGAGCCAGCCGGATGGCTTTTGATAAAAGGTTGAGCAAGGAGGTTTTTGTCCAGGCAGGCATTCCGACAGCCCCCTACGAGACGTTAGGGGCTGGTGGATATTTCACCCTGCCCTTGCCTGTTGTGGTTAAGCCTCCTTGTCAGGGTTCGACCATCGGAATCTTTAAGGTAAGCCGTCCCGAAGAATGGAAAAAGGCCTTTCGTGAGTCACTCCGGTATGATGGCGAAATCATAGTTGAAGCGTTTATACCGGGGCGTGAACTGACGGTGGGAGTGGTAGGCGAGACGGCCCTACCTGCAGTCGAAATCTTGGCGCCGGACGGGTGGTACGATTTCGATGCCAAGTACAGCAAGGGACAATCCCGGCATCTCTGCCCTGCCCCGCTTGATAAAGATCTGGCCAATAGGGTCAGAGACATCGCACTCCAGACATTTAAAGCACTCGGATGCCGGGGACTGGGGCGGGTGGACTTCAGGCTCACGGAATCCGGCGAATTGTTTGTGTTGGAACTGAATAACATTCCGGGATTTACGGAGACCAGCCTGCTCCCCGAAGCGGCGCAGGCTGCAGGGATTGAATTTCACGAGCTATGCTGGCAAATAATGGAGATGGCAACTCTGGAAACAGCGGTTCTACCGCCAGCAGGAGGATGA
- a CDS encoding acetyl-CoA carboxylase biotin carboxyl carrier protein subunit, which translates to PHTPIPASYTVSINGKKYAVQMNENSAVINGKSYEVNVAEGLDAANGAIPHESIDTTAIKAPMNAKVVKLLVSEGDPIQAGQVVCILEAMKMEIEVRSPVTGIISLVAITAGQQVKTGQLIASTN; encoded by the coding sequence CCGCACACCCCTATCCCTGCCAGCTATACAGTCAGCATAAATGGCAAAAAATATGCAGTTCAAATGAATGAGAACTCTGCGGTGATTAACGGAAAAAGTTATGAGGTCAATGTGGCCGAAGGGCTGGATGCCGCTAACGGTGCGATACCCCATGAGTCAATAGACACAACGGCCATCAAAGCTCCTATGAACGCCAAAGTCGTCAAACTCCTAGTATCTGAAGGCGATCCCATTCAAGCCGGTCAAGTGGTCTGTATTCTTGAAGCCATGAAAATGGAAATTGAGGTTAGGTCGCCGGTAACTGGAATTATATCTTTAGTTGCCATCACGGCAGGACAGCAGGTCAAGACGGGCCAGCTCATCGCATCCACCAATTAA
- a CDS encoding CvpA family protein, which translates to MHNSGFTIADIVGIMVILIGIIAGFRQGLSGQMALVLSGLSVAAALVNGFTPLRDWLVYQFSIPAELARLAAFLMLVVAPILAVMLLYALLRYLLKITFTTWIDRLGGAMAGGLTSAGIVLLVFMAFNYLPADQCPAAVGQRSWISREVLGAETQLIHRLSSRVEKGEGIIENARKERAGKREKWEE; encoded by the coding sequence ATGCATAATTCGGGTTTTACAATTGCCGACATTGTAGGTATCATGGTCATCTTGATTGGGATCATTGCGGGATTCCGGCAAGGACTCTCGGGGCAGATGGCATTGGTACTCTCCGGACTCTCGGTTGCCGCAGCTTTGGTAAATGGGTTCACACCCTTGCGTGATTGGCTGGTTTACCAGTTTTCCATACCGGCAGAACTGGCCCGCTTAGCCGCCTTCCTCATGCTTGTGGTTGCGCCCATTCTTGCCGTCATGCTTCTCTACGCCCTCCTTCGCTACCTTCTCAAAATCACTTTTACCACCTGGATTGACCGACTTGGAGGCGCCATGGCGGGGGGGCTCACTTCTGCAGGGATAGTCCTGCTTGTGTTCATGGCGTTTAATTATCTTCCTGCAGATCAATGTCCCGCTGCGGTAGGCCAACGTTCCTGGATTTCCAGGGAAGTGCTTGGCGCTGAGACTCAACTCATCCACCGGCTCTCATCGCGTGTGGAAAAGGGTGAGGGCATCATTGAAAATGCTCGTAAAGAACGCGCTGGTAAACGCGAGAAATGGGAAGAATAA
- a CDS encoding glycosyltransferase family 2 protein, producing MKVSIVAPVFNEQDNVLPLSGELHKLHTSIPDLEVLLVDDGSRDQTWARILEAQTQFYTVRGLHYDQNRGQSHAMLVGLQMAAGDILVTIDGDLQNNPADIPRMLEELQDFDAVCGFRAKRKDAWARRVGSRLANRVRNWATHDGIRDTGCSLKVFRKVCVPDLPHVEGVHRFMPAYFKLNGRQIKEVAVDHRARTMGTSKYTNMKRLPRTIFDLFGFVWYRKRYLIQLDAGLIKRS from the coding sequence ATGAAAGTTTCAATTGTAGCTCCGGTCTTCAATGAACAGGACAATGTGTTACCTCTTTCGGGAGAACTCCACAAACTCCACACGTCCATTCCCGATCTCGAAGTTTTGCTGGTTGATGATGGTAGTCGCGATCAAACTTGGGCCCGGATATTAGAGGCGCAAACTCAATTTTATACGGTTCGCGGGCTTCATTATGATCAGAACCGAGGTCAGAGCCATGCTATGCTGGTTGGGCTTCAAATGGCTGCGGGTGATATATTGGTCACGATTGACGGAGATCTGCAAAACAATCCCGCCGATATTCCCCGCATGCTGGAGGAACTCCAGGATTTCGATGCCGTCTGCGGGTTCCGTGCCAAACGAAAGGATGCCTGGGCACGCCGGGTAGGCTCACGCCTTGCCAACCGCGTCCGAAATTGGGCAACCCATGATGGGATTCGTGATACGGGGTGCAGCCTCAAGGTCTTTCGTAAAGTCTGTGTTCCCGACCTTCCTCATGTGGAGGGCGTGCACCGGTTCATGCCCGCCTATTTCAAACTGAATGGCCGTCAAATTAAGGAAGTCGCCGTAGATCACCGCGCTCGCACCATGGGAACGTCAAAATACACCAACATGAAACGATTACCCCGAACGATTTTTGACCTGTTCGGTTTTGTCTGGTACCGTAAACGTTACCTGATTCAGCTGGATGCGGGGCTGATTAAACGGTCATAA
- a CDS encoding DUF5989 family protein: MRFFKHLGRLLKEFGSFAWHNKAWWIIPVVLVLLLLGIFIVAGQAVAPFIYTLF; the protein is encoded by the coding sequence ATGCGCTTTTTTAAACATCTGGGACGGCTGCTTAAAGAATTCGGGAGTTTTGCCTGGCACAATAAGGCTTGGTGGATTATCCCGGTAGTTCTTGTGTTACTTCTGCTCGGGATTTTTATTGTCGCCGGCCAGGCGGTCGCCCCGTTCATCTACACTCTGTTCTAA
- a CDS encoding FtsQ-type POTRA domain-containing protein, which produces MWFNKSKSGDSDKSQRGESSKINTRRDQRLSEKQPPLPKIVWIPLVGLLAIGLGALLTWKLSAMLFWENPNYTIQKLEIRVEGATITSAHVREYMNIGEGSNMFSSNLYSLRSDFLRKAPIAKSVKLQRHLPHTLSIEVVERIPIARLGRWGSLAVDREGCVFNLRAGGRDYPVIIGYADTNLKPGGKVDQSAMNAIELVDICNRSKLGEQVKITSIEVGFKDHLEMCLTAGERVKVGWEDMDQKLPDLRQKAEHKLITLASALRASEERGRRLVNLDLTFSDQYIPAQEY; this is translated from the coding sequence ATGTGGTTTAATAAAAGTAAATCTGGGGATTCAGATAAAAGTCAGCGAGGGGAATCCTCCAAGATTAATACCCGGCGCGACCAACGGTTGAGTGAAAAACAACCACCTCTTCCTAAAATAGTCTGGATCCCGCTGGTGGGCCTTCTTGCGATTGGCCTTGGGGCCTTGTTGACGTGGAAACTCAGTGCGATGTTATTTTGGGAGAACCCGAATTACACCATTCAAAAACTCGAAATTCGGGTTGAGGGTGCCACCATTACCTCAGCTCATGTTCGGGAATATATGAACATTGGCGAAGGCTCCAACATGTTTTCCTCAAACCTCTATTCCCTGCGCTCCGATTTCCTGCGCAAGGCCCCCATAGCCAAATCGGTTAAACTTCAGCGCCATCTGCCTCATACCTTGAGCATTGAAGTTGTTGAGCGAATCCCCATTGCCAGGCTGGGACGCTGGGGCTCCCTGGCGGTGGATCGTGAAGGTTGTGTTTTCAACCTCAGGGCAGGTGGACGGGACTATCCTGTCATTATTGGATATGCCGATACGAATCTTAAACCTGGAGGGAAAGTCGACCAGTCTGCAATGAACGCGATTGAGCTTGTGGATATTTGTAACAGGTCGAAATTGGGTGAGCAGGTCAAAATTACCTCCATTGAAGTGGGGTTCAAAGACCATCTTGAAATGTGTCTGACAGCAGGTGAGCGCGTTAAAGTTGGCTGGGAGGACATGGATCAAAAACTACCAGACCTGAGGCAGAAAGCGGAGCATAAATTGATAACCCTCGCAAGTGCGTTGCGCGCCTCCGAGGAACGGGGCCGCCGATTAGTGAATTTGGATCTCACATTTTCTGACCAGTACATACCTGCACAGGAGTATTAA
- a CDS encoding sodium ion-translocating decarboxylase subunit beta, producing MADLSLANTPSGPAQVESHRSQAMSISGGFKKLWLETGIYRFIYPKTLSEKEAEVLAARLQATAAEITDNAPRRTIIPEGAGQAVMILVGLGLIYLAIAKQFEPLLLLPIGFGAILANIPIAGMAEVGLAGQPGGLLYYFYVGGIQTGIFPLLIFMGVGAMTDFGPLLANPKTALLGGAAQFGIFFALIGALALTRFFGGLIDFSLQDAASIGIIGGADGPTAIFLTSRLSPNLLGAIAVAAYSYMALIPIIQPPIMRLLTTPRERAIEMKQLRHVSQAERIVFPIMTLLLCILLLPSATPLIGMLMFGNLIKECGVVNRLSDTAQNALINIITIMLGLAVGSKLAAAKFLTVETLGVLTLGLLAFCVGTAGGVLLAKLMNVFSKDKINPLIGSAGVSAVPMAARVSNKLGLEANPHNFLLMHAMGPNVAGVIGSAVVAGVLLALCS from the coding sequence ATGGCGGACCTTTCATTAGCCAACACTCCATCCGGTCCGGCGCAAGTCGAGTCACACCGCTCTCAAGCGATGTCCATCAGTGGCGGATTTAAAAAGCTGTGGCTCGAAACGGGCATTTATCGGTTTATTTACCCCAAAACCCTATCTGAGAAAGAGGCTGAAGTACTGGCAGCCCGTCTCCAGGCGACTGCCGCTGAGATCACTGACAATGCCCCGCGACGCACGATCATCCCTGAAGGCGCCGGACAGGCAGTCATGATCCTCGTGGGGCTCGGACTGATCTATCTGGCCATAGCAAAACAGTTTGAACCGCTGTTACTTCTCCCCATCGGCTTTGGGGCTATCCTGGCCAATATCCCCATCGCGGGCATGGCAGAGGTTGGACTTGCAGGACAGCCAGGCGGTCTCCTTTATTATTTTTATGTAGGTGGAATTCAGACCGGCATTTTCCCGCTGTTGATTTTTATGGGAGTTGGGGCCATGACAGATTTTGGCCCTCTTCTGGCGAACCCTAAGACAGCCCTTCTCGGCGGAGCGGCACAATTCGGAATTTTCTTTGCCCTTATCGGGGCTTTGGCGCTGACGCGATTTTTCGGAGGTCTGATTGATTTCAGTCTTCAGGATGCGGCCTCGATCGGCATTATCGGTGGCGCCGACGGCCCTACCGCTATTTTCCTTACATCCAGACTTTCACCCAATCTGCTGGGGGCCATTGCTGTGGCGGCCTATTCCTATATGGCACTGATTCCGATCATTCAGCCACCCATCATGCGATTATTGACGACTCCACGGGAACGCGCCATCGAAATGAAACAATTGCGACATGTCTCACAAGCTGAACGGATTGTTTTTCCCATCATGACGCTACTCCTATGTATTCTTCTTCTCCCCTCAGCCACTCCACTCATCGGCATGTTGATGTTCGGAAACCTGATCAAGGAATGCGGGGTGGTAAACCGGTTATCTGATACCGCTCAGAATGCCTTGATCAATATCATTACGATTATGTTGGGGCTTGCCGTGGGGTCTAAGCTGGCCGCAGCCAAGTTTTTGACGGTTGAAACACTCGGAGTTCTTACGCTGGGACTGCTCGCCTTTTGCGTGGGAACGGCGGGGGGAGTGCTTCTGGCCAAACTGATGAATGTATTCAGTAAGGACAAAATCAACCCACTTATTGGTTCGGCGGGCGTCTCGGCCGTCCCCATGGCCGCCCGGGTATCAAATAAGCTGGGACTTGAAGCCAATCCCCACAACTTCCTGCTGATGCACGCCATGGGCCCTAATGTTGCCGGCGTCATTGGTTCAGCGGTGGTTGCCGGGGTGCTTCTGGCCCTCTGCAGTTGA
- the dnaG gene encoding DNA primase — MGRITSLMAGLISKSVLDDIRFRCDIVDVIDAYITLPQKGTIIKALCPFHKEKTPSFNVNRQRQIFHCFGCGAGGDVFKFVMLYEHVDFIGAIKILAEKAGIPLQFKKGSEPYADKEILLTIHEEAAALFHRQLLQSPDAQIAREYLHKRQITTEVIEDFMIGYAPESWDFLLQWALKKGHPLQMLDLAGLLIRREEDRGANPYYDRFRSRIMFPIRNEQGRIVAFSGRTLLQDPKAAKYVNSPETPLFRKSHILYALDRARREIVETREAIICEGQIDVIRCHQAGFKTAVAAQGTAFTEDHARILKRYADGVVLVFDSDEAGRNAALKTSLVFMQMGLAVRVASLPQGEDPDSVILKQGAPAFAKALSQAVPAIDFQLNLLLSQEDIRTEVGMMKVSKAALATISQSPNAIQRDVLVQTVARRLGVSTDALHVELRHLRRNAPPPVADTSIKPDKIERPLNEVLLAEHLGTNPDLVTIMELFLPFTMITDPTCRAFLEVLRDSSREGVDVMQLLTERDDAERNLSTFAAQVLSAPHKAGLEGNDRQAVEGLILGMWRNELQKRRIQVEQQLQSVTEELARDDLSAQQAQLTMDINRLKRWDTGEAVLKLYI, encoded by the coding sequence ATGGGAAGAATAACCTCGCTCATGGCTGGCCTCATCTCAAAATCTGTTTTGGACGATATCCGTTTCCGTTGCGATATTGTGGACGTCATTGACGCCTATATCACCTTGCCTCAGAAGGGCACGATCATCAAGGCGCTCTGCCCCTTCCATAAGGAGAAAACCCCCTCGTTCAACGTCAATCGCCAACGCCAGATCTTTCACTGTTTTGGTTGTGGTGCAGGAGGCGATGTTTTCAAATTCGTAATGCTCTATGAACATGTCGACTTCATAGGCGCCATCAAAATCCTGGCCGAAAAAGCGGGAATCCCTCTCCAGTTTAAAAAGGGATCCGAACCTTACGCCGATAAGGAAATCCTCCTAACCATCCATGAAGAGGCGGCCGCTCTTTTCCATCGACAACTTCTGCAAAGCCCTGATGCCCAGATTGCGCGCGAATATCTCCATAAGCGGCAAATCACCACGGAAGTCATTGAAGACTTCATGATCGGGTACGCTCCCGAGTCTTGGGACTTTCTACTTCAGTGGGCGTTGAAGAAGGGGCATCCACTTCAAATGCTTGATCTCGCCGGTCTTCTTATCAGGCGTGAAGAGGATCGTGGTGCCAATCCTTATTATGACCGTTTTCGCAGTCGGATCATGTTCCCTATTCGTAACGAACAAGGACGGATCGTGGCCTTTAGCGGACGAACTCTGTTACAGGATCCGAAAGCCGCAAAATACGTCAACAGCCCGGAAACGCCTCTATTCCGGAAAAGCCATATTCTATATGCGCTTGACCGGGCTCGCCGGGAAATCGTTGAAACCCGTGAAGCCATTATTTGTGAAGGCCAGATCGACGTCATCCGCTGTCATCAGGCGGGGTTCAAAACCGCGGTGGCAGCACAAGGCACTGCCTTCACCGAGGATCATGCGCGCATCTTGAAACGTTATGCGGATGGTGTGGTTCTGGTCTTTGATTCTGATGAAGCGGGTCGAAACGCCGCGCTTAAAACATCCTTGGTTTTCATGCAAATGGGCCTTGCCGTACGCGTCGCCAGCCTGCCACAAGGTGAAGATCCTGACTCTGTCATTTTAAAACAAGGGGCTCCGGCCTTTGCAAAAGCTTTGTCCCAAGCTGTACCCGCGATTGATTTCCAACTCAATCTACTATTGAGTCAGGAAGATATTCGGACGGAAGTCGGAATGATGAAGGTGAGTAAGGCAGCCCTGGCCACCATCAGTCAGAGTCCCAATGCCATCCAGCGGGATGTTCTGGTTCAGACAGTTGCACGGCGTTTGGGGGTTTCGACAGACGCCCTGCATGTCGAACTGCGACATCTCCGGAGAAATGCGCCTCCTCCGGTTGCCGATACCAGTATTAAGCCGGATAAAATCGAACGTCCGCTCAACGAAGTGCTTCTGGCCGAGCATCTGGGAACAAATCCAGATCTAGTCACCATCATGGAACTTTTCCTGCCCTTCACCATGATCACGGATCCGACCTGTCGTGCTTTTCTTGAGGTACTGCGCGACAGTTCACGTGAAGGGGTCGATGTCATGCAATTGCTTACCGAACGTGATGATGCGGAGCGCAACCTGTCAACTTTTGCCGCCCAGGTTCTTAGTGCACCGCACAAGGCAGGCCTGGAAGGAAATGACCGGCAGGCTGTCGAAGGTCTGATTCTGGGAATGTGGCGTAACGAACTTCAGAAACGCCGTATTCAGGTGGAACAACAACTTCAGTCGGTCACGGAGGAACTGGCCCGTGATGACCTTTCTGCGCAGCAGGCGCAATTAACCATGGATATCAATCGTTTGAAGCGCTGGGATACCGGCGAAGCCGTTCTCAAACTCTATATATAG